A single window of Vibrio gazogenes DNA harbors:
- a CDS encoding putative bifunctional diguanylate cyclase/phosphodiesterase, giving the protein MKLSHRILLLIAPVILLSAAASNYIIYVTQKDALIKRTDSYLQLNMEKLAGYYRQTNTLLSSYAYTLAKSDIIRHYIHHEQNPFRELELIDNLNDTIYALQPKQQQFIALSILDSQHKVLYYADTSHDPFAQMDPKLLKDTEQVYQQTKKPTYVGYNEDSSGEDVLIRYDVLDTKTLQTPLSYNQNEVFFVLVYATLDRFNHLKKVLEYDNQTTIFFTHQPSENQSAQKEDLIQTVELQSGWFATLAPAPLILNQHLNAIQKELILAFNISAFFTVVLLLLLLYRHVINPITRLDHQLQQVENKQRKNIEVLSSNDEIGRLSSRFYVMYTELEKTYQQTKLLAENDHLTNLANRHQFQRHAKAILAQDHTYVWALYIDLDNFKYVNDKYGHQIGDSLLINFANHIETLCQHFNQTYQVHCLAARLSGDEFAILLQSSTQQSEIADRFAEQLLEPIQNRTHSPIGHFPITASIGIATFPEDGQHIEQLLSNADTAMYQAKNAGKNQIAHYSKALDKIIQRQANIERALRNCTFDDEFSLVYQPYFTCSGKTITGFEVLLRWESAQLGEISPDEFIPIAEQTGLFGDIDRWVIHKTFAEFAMLQDIQDEPKKIAINLSSAELNSLQLAEYIETLAYTYQIPVYLVEFEITETFAAESQGFPLLHQLSKLGFGLTIDDFGSGYTSISQLVQYPVQKIKLDRHFLDTLIATQKHQVVKPLIDLCHSQSMEVTAEGIETASMYQWLQKYQCDYLQGYYFGKPLSITQLTTLAEQSKGTA; this is encoded by the coding sequence ATGAAGCTCAGCCATAGAATATTATTACTGATCGCACCTGTTATTTTATTGAGTGCCGCAGCATCCAATTACATTATTTATGTCACGCAAAAAGATGCACTGATAAAACGAACCGATAGTTATTTACAACTCAACATGGAAAAATTAGCAGGGTATTATCGTCAGACGAATACACTGCTAAGTAGCTATGCCTACACACTGGCTAAAAGCGATATTATTCGCCACTATATTCACCATGAACAGAATCCGTTTCGGGAACTTGAACTGATTGATAATCTGAATGATACCATTTATGCACTTCAGCCCAAGCAGCAACAGTTCATCGCATTATCGATTTTGGACAGTCAACATAAGGTTCTTTACTACGCGGACACCAGTCATGATCCTTTTGCCCAGATGGATCCCAAACTTCTAAAAGACACCGAGCAAGTTTATCAGCAGACCAAAAAACCAACTTATGTTGGCTATAATGAAGATTCATCAGGCGAAGATGTTTTAATTCGTTATGATGTTTTAGATACCAAGACACTGCAAACACCGCTGAGCTATAACCAGAATGAAGTCTTTTTTGTGCTTGTCTACGCAACGCTTGATCGTTTCAATCATCTGAAAAAGGTCCTTGAATACGACAACCAAACCACCATTTTTTTCACACATCAACCTTCGGAAAATCAATCGGCCCAAAAAGAAGACCTGATTCAAACCGTTGAACTTCAGTCCGGCTGGTTCGCAACGTTGGCACCAGCACCATTGATTCTGAATCAACACCTCAATGCCATTCAGAAAGAATTAATCTTAGCATTTAATATCTCTGCATTTTTTACCGTGGTTCTGTTATTGCTTCTGCTGTACCGACATGTCATAAACCCTATAACCCGGCTGGATCATCAATTACAGCAAGTTGAAAATAAACAGCGCAAAAATATTGAAGTTCTGTCGAGTAACGATGAAATCGGACGCTTATCATCACGATTTTACGTGATGTATACCGAACTAGAAAAAACCTACCAGCAAACCAAGTTATTGGCAGAAAACGATCACCTCACCAACCTGGCGAATCGACATCAGTTTCAACGTCACGCGAAAGCCATTCTGGCTCAGGATCACACATATGTCTGGGCACTCTATATTGATTTAGATAACTTTAAATACGTCAATGATAAGTACGGACATCAAATCGGGGACTCTCTGCTGATTAACTTTGCCAATCATATCGAAACCCTATGCCAGCACTTTAATCAAACCTATCAAGTGCATTGTCTGGCTGCGCGGCTTTCCGGAGATGAATTTGCTATTCTGCTGCAGTCATCGACTCAACAATCGGAAATTGCAGATAGATTTGCAGAACAACTATTAGAACCCATACAAAACCGGACTCATTCACCAATCGGACATTTTCCGATTACCGCCAGTATTGGGATTGCGACCTTCCCGGAAGATGGTCAACATATAGAACAACTCCTCTCCAATGCGGATACAGCGATGTATCAGGCAAAGAATGCAGGTAAAAACCAGATCGCACACTACTCAAAAGCACTCGATAAAATTATTCAGCGTCAGGCGAATATTGAGCGAGCACTGAGAAACTGCACTTTCGATGATGAGTTTAGCTTGGTCTATCAACCCTATTTCACCTGCTCCGGAAAAACTATCACTGGATTTGAAGTTCTACTACGCTGGGAATCAGCTCAGTTGGGTGAGATCTCTCCTGACGAGTTTATTCCTATTGCAGAACAAACCGGATTGTTTGGTGATATCGACCGCTGGGTTATCCATAAGACCTTTGCAGAGTTTGCAATGCTTCAAGATATTCAGGATGAACCGAAAAAAATCGCAATCAACCTCTCTTCCGCAGAGTTGAACTCCTTACAACTAGCAGAGTATATCGAAACTCTTGCGTACACTTATCAGATTCCTGTCTATTTGGTAGAGTTTGAAATTACTGAAACATTCGCAGCTGAATCTCAGGGATTCCCTCTATTACACCAATTGTCGAAACTCGGATTTGGTCTGACGATCGATGACTTTGGCTCTGGATACACATCGATTTCTCAGTTAGTTCAATATCCAGTCCAAAAAATAAAATTAGATCGTCATTTTCTTGATACTTTAATAGCGACCCAAAAACATCAGGTCGTGAAACCATTAATTGACTTGTGCCACTCTCAAAGTATGGAAGTCACCGCTGAAGGGATCGAAACAGCAAGCATGTATCAATGGCTACAGAAATACCAATGTGATTATCTACAGGGCTATTACTTCGGTAAACCACTATCAATCACTCAACTGACGACACTTGCAGAACAATCAAAAGGAACAGCATGA
- the hpf gene encoding ribosome hibernation-promoting factor, HPF/YfiA family, translating to MNVNIIGKNIEVTSAIREHIEGKIKKLEKWQVDIIGCQTTFQEEPDKKKKFEAVISIPKGQLVASATHEDLYIAVNEVEQKLERQLNKLRHKPEAKRTDKDKIDPSTTL from the coding sequence ATGAATGTAAACATTATCGGTAAAAATATTGAAGTCACCTCTGCAATCCGTGAGCATATCGAAGGGAAAATCAAAAAACTGGAAAAATGGCAAGTTGATATCATTGGCTGTCAAACCACCTTCCAAGAAGAGCCGGATAAAAAGAAAAAATTCGAAGCTGTTATTTCGATTCCCAAAGGACAACTTGTTGCATCGGCCACACACGAAGATCTCTATATCGCTGTAAATGAAGTTGAACAGAAACTAGAACGTCAGCTCAATAAACTGAGACACAAACCAGAAGCTAAACGTACCGATAAAGACAAAATTGACCCATCGACAACCTTATAA
- the trpR gene encoding trp operon repressor, whose amino-acid sequence MLQQPKFTDWQALLELLREASEQDRMAMVLTMMMSSDERETLVSRINIFYELLKGDLSQRQISQMLGVGVATITRGSNELKSCSEENKAALTALLLGEN is encoded by the coding sequence ATGTTACAGCAACCAAAATTTACTGACTGGCAGGCTTTATTGGAGCTGCTGAGAGAAGCATCGGAACAGGATCGTATGGCAATGGTGTTGACGATGATGATGAGTTCAGATGAGCGGGAAACGTTAGTTTCCAGAATCAATATATTTTATGAGTTACTCAAAGGTGATTTGTCCCAGCGACAGATTAGTCAAATGCTGGGGGTTGGTGTCGCAACGATTACCAGAGGTTCGAACGAACTGAAATCATGTTCTGAAGAGAATAAAGCAGCTTTGACAGCGCTGCTACTTGGAGAGAATTAG
- a CDS encoding polyamine ABC transporter substrate-binding protein: MVKKLVRILIITLAAFPLTVTASELNIYLWEDTLSTHVISQWGKYLNIPLHLFHFDNDDERSLLMLKSFQLPFDIIVLDNVSAQIFARQDAFEDLSSLENRRYIDPRWNQVCGTHAIPYFWGSVGIVYRKNKISSPPRTWSEFMNPSPMVKGHIGMIQDSVETLLPFLFAQHLSPITDSLPELRAAYHAMERFNANVITYEYALSYVRSHHKDNDNLYMALGYSGDQYSLNRYFNNNNWEFITPAGPLFIWVDCMAINSNSENKKAAKDFLNYLMQPDVAAQNALDIGAATPNMEALKRLPASFVHDESIFPPIGNVKNIIIDTELSPLNLNIRSKIINSLINQHEAQP; the protein is encoded by the coding sequence ATGGTAAAAAAACTGGTTAGAATACTGATTATTACCCTTGCGGCTTTTCCTTTAACCGTCACGGCTTCAGAACTTAATATTTATCTATGGGAAGACACACTATCAACACATGTCATATCGCAGTGGGGTAAATATTTAAATATCCCTTTACATCTGTTCCATTTTGATAATGATGACGAACGCAGCCTTCTCATGCTGAAAAGTTTTCAACTTCCTTTTGATATTATTGTTTTAGATAATGTTTCTGCGCAAATTTTTGCCCGCCAGGATGCTTTTGAAGATCTGTCATCGCTAGAAAACCGTCGATATATCGATCCGCGTTGGAATCAAGTCTGTGGGACTCATGCCATCCCTTATTTTTGGGGAAGTGTCGGGATTGTCTATCGAAAGAATAAAATATCTTCACCTCCGCGCACATGGTCTGAATTTATGAATCCATCACCAATGGTGAAAGGACACATCGGCATGATACAAGACAGTGTTGAAACATTATTACCTTTCTTATTTGCGCAGCACTTATCTCCGATAACCGATTCTTTACCTGAATTAAGAGCCGCTTATCATGCGATGGAACGTTTCAACGCCAATGTTATCACTTATGAATATGCACTCAGCTACGTGAGAAGCCACCACAAAGATAATGACAATCTTTACATGGCATTAGGATATAGTGGCGATCAATATTCACTCAATCGATATTTTAACAATAACAATTGGGAATTTATCACACCTGCTGGTCCGCTATTTATTTGGGTAGATTGTATGGCAATCAATAGTAATTCAGAAAACAAAAAAGCAGCGAAAGATTTCCTGAATTATCTGATGCAACCGGATGTCGCGGCTCAAAATGCGCTGGATATTGGTGCAGCAACACCCAATATGGAAGCACTCAAACGACTTCCAGCAAGTTTTGTTCATGATGAGAGTATATTTCCCCCTATCGGGAACGTGAAAAACATCATCATTGATACGGAACTTTCGCCCTTGAATTTAAATATTCGATCCAAAATAATCAATAGTTTAATTAATCAGCATGAAGCTCAGCCATAG
- the pheA gene encoding prephenate dehydratase has protein sequence MTSQKYSLQDIRLRLNELDDQLLQLLSERRKLSIEVAKSKVETAKPVRDADREQQLLVKLINNGKEKYQLDAPYITKVFYTIIEDSVLLQQNYLQNLANPVHRKPTSRVAFLGAKGSYSHLATREYFSRKNVELIEMNSEQFKDVTKAVESGHADYGVLPIENTSSGSINEVYDLLQRTTLHIVGELTLPIEHCLLATQDIPLEEIKVLYSHPQPLQQCSEFLGYMRHATLESCISTADAMQKVKAMNRHDVVAIGNASSGKLYGLQPIKTNIANQTENYTRFIIVARKSVEVSLQIPAKTTLIMATSQEAGALVSTLQVLQKLGINMTKLESRPVMGNPWEEMFYVDLAAHLASPEMQKALEELTHLTKFLKVLGCYPIENVKPTQVEQY, from the coding sequence ATGACGTCTCAGAAGTACTCTTTGCAGGATATTCGCTTAAGACTGAACGAGTTAGACGATCAGTTACTTCAATTACTTTCAGAACGCCGTAAATTGAGCATTGAAGTTGCCAAAAGCAAGGTGGAAACAGCCAAACCCGTGCGTGATGCCGACAGAGAACAACAATTACTGGTGAAACTGATCAATAATGGTAAAGAAAAATACCAGTTAGATGCGCCCTATATCACCAAAGTGTTCTATACCATCATTGAAGATTCAGTATTACTCCAACAAAACTATTTACAAAATTTAGCCAACCCAGTGCACAGAAAACCAACATCTCGCGTCGCTTTTCTGGGGGCCAAAGGTTCCTACTCACATTTGGCAACGCGTGAATATTTTAGTCGGAAAAATGTCGAACTGATTGAGATGAATAGCGAGCAGTTCAAGGATGTGACCAAAGCGGTTGAGTCAGGCCATGCAGATTATGGTGTATTACCGATAGAAAATACCAGCTCTGGTTCAATCAACGAAGTGTATGATCTACTCCAGCGCACAACATTACACATTGTCGGGGAATTAACCTTACCGATAGAACATTGCCTGTTGGCAACGCAAGATATTCCTCTGGAAGAGATTAAAGTCCTTTACTCCCATCCACAACCTCTGCAACAGTGCAGTGAGTTTTTAGGTTATATGCGTCATGCCACACTCGAATCTTGCATCAGTACCGCGGATGCCATGCAAAAAGTCAAAGCGATGAATCGTCATGATGTTGTCGCCATCGGCAATGCTTCCAGCGGAAAACTGTATGGGTTACAACCGATCAAAACCAATATTGCCAATCAAACCGAGAATTATACCCGTTTCATTATCGTGGCTCGCAAATCGGTCGAAGTTTCCTTACAAATCCCCGCGAAAACAACCCTTATTATGGCAACATCCCAAGAAGCAGGCGCTCTGGTTTCAACGCTTCAAGTGTTACAAAAGCTGGGAATTAATATGACTAAACTAGAGTCGAGACCAGTAATGGGCAACCCTTGGGAAGAGATGTTCTATGTTGACTTAGCTGCACATTTGGCCTCTCCCGAAATGCAGAAAGCTTTGGAAGAACTGACCCACTTAACCAAATTCCTCAAAGTGCTGGGATGCTACCCGATTGAAAATGTAAAACCGACCCAAGTGGAACAATATTGA
- a CDS encoding transglycosylase SLT domain-containing protein — MNESWRRAILPIVMGIFIGSCFAPRSFAQSDLTLAQQRQLYERAQLWLDQQEVKKYHRIRDQLLDYPLTPYLDYRSILVNIGDKPPLVIKNFIDSHRNFPFAGRISAPYLDALAQQKKWSVLLTYQKSTPKQEKYRCYYYTAMWHTGRKNQAYQGAESLWLSGDSVDDACDFLFSQWQKTRFFTDRQVIDRMFLAFEQRNFSLMKYLNRQLKTDQAHVQAQRLLDVYRHPKRVLALMSESTLSADDSKTVLLGLKKWATAKPIAVYSLIAQHHLTLLTPEQQNDLALYIAKQLLDEESTSGMTKWRDQVIAESGDIQLIEQRIRQEIRQGDWHHIHRWIGYLPELLQQLPRWQFWLGRSEIELGNEAEGINQLAALTELRNFYGVAASEILQQPFVYRTSTLNYNPDLIEPYQKALIRIEELIEREKIAASKSEWRWLLRRVSVEERAMLARYAATAHWYHLAVVASIQAKLWENLDLRFPRAYLKWFEFFGNKNNVDPISLMSLARQESAMDIEAHSPVGAKGLMQIMPSTARHVAKKYRLQYHSASDLFNVEKNIELGSQYLHELLTRYDGNRVLAFAAYNAGPYRVDQWLKESGGELDVYRFIESIPFYETRGYVQNVLMFENYYRYLMGVKGDFLQHMEVETKY, encoded by the coding sequence ATGAACGAGTCTTGGCGTCGCGCCATATTGCCGATTGTCATGGGTATTTTTATCGGTAGTTGCTTTGCTCCACGTAGTTTTGCTCAAAGTGATTTGACACTGGCACAACAGCGCCAATTGTACGAGCGTGCTCAACTCTGGCTGGATCAACAAGAAGTCAAAAAATACCATCGTATCCGTGACCAACTGCTGGATTATCCTTTAACACCTTATCTCGATTATCGCTCTATTTTGGTCAACATCGGTGATAAGCCGCCTCTGGTGATTAAAAATTTTATTGATAGTCATCGTAACTTCCCATTTGCCGGACGAATTAGTGCGCCTTACTTGGATGCGTTGGCTCAGCAAAAGAAGTGGTCGGTATTACTGACCTATCAAAAATCGACGCCCAAACAAGAAAAATATCGTTGCTATTACTATACCGCGATGTGGCATACAGGCAGAAAAAATCAAGCATATCAGGGGGCTGAGTCACTGTGGTTGAGTGGTGACAGCGTTGATGATGCGTGTGACTTTCTGTTTTCTCAGTGGCAGAAAACTCGTTTTTTTACTGACCGACAAGTGATTGACCGAATGTTTCTCGCTTTTGAACAGCGAAATTTTTCTCTGATGAAATATTTGAATCGACAGTTGAAAACAGATCAAGCGCATGTTCAAGCGCAGCGATTACTTGATGTCTATCGTCATCCGAAGCGGGTTCTGGCACTCATGAGCGAGAGTACATTGAGTGCTGATGATTCTAAAACTGTCTTGCTTGGGTTGAAAAAATGGGCCACAGCGAAGCCTATTGCGGTGTACTCACTGATCGCACAGCATCACCTGACGTTGCTGACTCCCGAACAACAGAATGATCTTGCGCTTTATATCGCCAAGCAATTGCTGGATGAAGAATCTACATCAGGCATGACCAAATGGCGGGATCAAGTGATAGCAGAAAGTGGTGATATTCAGTTAATTGAGCAGCGTATTCGTCAGGAAATCAGGCAGGGCGACTGGCATCATATTCATCGTTGGATCGGCTATTTGCCTGAATTGCTGCAACAGTTGCCCAGATGGCAATTCTGGCTTGGTCGCAGTGAGATCGAATTGGGCAATGAAGCTGAAGGGATCAATCAGTTAGCTGCGCTTACCGAATTGCGGAATTTCTATGGGGTCGCAGCGTCTGAAATCCTGCAACAGCCATTTGTCTATCGAACCAGTACACTGAACTACAACCCTGATTTGATTGAACCCTATCAAAAGGCGCTGATTCGGATTGAGGAATTGATTGAGCGGGAAAAGATAGCAGCATCTAAAAGTGAATGGCGTTGGCTACTTCGGCGAGTTTCAGTGGAAGAACGTGCAATGTTGGCACGTTATGCTGCCACAGCCCATTGGTATCATTTGGCCGTGGTGGCTTCGATTCAGGCCAAATTGTGGGAAAACTTGGATCTGCGTTTTCCCAGAGCGTATCTCAAATGGTTTGAGTTTTTTGGTAATAAAAACAACGTTGACCCGATCTCACTGATGTCTTTGGCAAGGCAGGAAAGTGCAATGGATATTGAAGCGCATTCTCCGGTGGGAGCGAAGGGGCTGATGCAAATCATGCCATCTACGGCCCGACATGTGGCCAAAAAGTATCGATTGCAATATCACAGTGCCAGTGATCTGTTTAATGTGGAAAAAAACATTGAGCTGGGTAGCCAGTACCTTCATGAATTGCTGACGCGATATGATGGCAATCGGGTCTTGGCCTTTGCTGCATACAATGCCGGGCCATACCGGGTTGATCAATGGCTGAAAGAATCGGGTGGTGAGTTGGATGTATATCGCTTCATCGAATCGATCCCTTTCTACGAGACTCGGGGATATGTGCAAAATGTCCTGATGTTCGAAAACTATTACCGCTATTTGATGGGAGTGAAAGGCGATTTTTTACAGCATATGGAAGTGGAGACAAAATATTGA
- the bamD gene encoding outer membrane protein assembly factor BamD, with amino-acid sequence MKYQALSGLLALTLLAGCSSSEHVVPDIPPSQLYSEAKVSLQNGNWTSAIEKLEAMDSRYPFGAYSKQVQLDLIYAYYKSDQLAMSLATIDRFMRLNPTHDKIDWVLYMRGLTNIAQDANFMQDLFNIDRSDRDPEPAKEAFADFKKLLERYPNSPYAKDAHQRLLALKNRLANYDLATADFYLRREAWIAAIRRCQELQKTFPNTEAARKSLQIQLQAYQQLGLTDAVKRTQTLIKLNPVK; translated from the coding sequence ATGAAATACCAAGCTTTATCAGGTCTACTTGCGCTGACACTTCTAGCGGGATGCTCCAGCAGTGAACACGTTGTTCCCGATATCCCTCCTTCACAGCTCTATTCAGAAGCCAAAGTCTCTTTGCAAAACGGTAATTGGACCAGTGCCATTGAAAAATTGGAAGCCATGGACTCACGCTATCCGTTCGGAGCGTATTCAAAACAGGTCCAGCTTGATCTGATCTACGCTTATTATAAAAGTGATCAGCTCGCGATGAGTCTGGCAACAATTGATCGCTTTATGCGCTTGAATCCAACGCACGATAAAATCGATTGGGTGCTCTATATGCGGGGCTTAACCAACATCGCCCAAGATGCCAATTTTATGCAGGATCTGTTTAATATTGATCGGTCAGATCGCGATCCTGAACCCGCGAAAGAAGCTTTTGCCGATTTTAAAAAATTACTTGAGCGCTACCCAAACAGCCCTTACGCCAAAGATGCTCATCAACGCCTTTTGGCACTAAAGAACAGGCTGGCTAATTACGACTTGGCAACGGCGGATTTTTATTTGAGAAGGGAAGCATGGATAGCAGCGATCAGACGTTGTCAGGAATTACAAAAAACCTTCCCAAATACTGAAGCTGCAAGAAAGTCATTGCAAATACAATTGCAAGCCTATCAACAACTGGGGTTAACTGACGCAGTGAAGCGGACGCAGACACTCATCAAATTAAACCCCGTCAAATAA
- the yjjX gene encoding inosine/xanthosine triphosphatase yields MTRIIVASLNPVKIKAVENAFQEVFPAVEAQVIGISVPSDVADQPMSDSETRLGALNRVANARKQAPDADFYVGLEAGVEGQFTYAWMIVESGQKRGESRSSSLPLPPEVITQLDTETELGSVMDDLFQTTNIKQQGGAIGLLTNHLLTRGSVYHQALILALVPFVNPALYPDNLPLVPNAF; encoded by the coding sequence ATGACCCGAATTATTGTTGCATCACTCAACCCAGTAAAAATCAAAGCTGTAGAGAATGCCTTTCAGGAAGTATTCCCGGCCGTTGAGGCACAAGTGATCGGTATATCCGTCCCCAGTGACGTTGCAGATCAACCCATGAGTGATTCAGAAACACGTTTAGGCGCATTAAACCGCGTTGCCAATGCCCGAAAGCAAGCCCCGGACGCTGATTTCTATGTGGGTCTGGAAGCGGGTGTAGAAGGACAATTTACTTACGCGTGGATGATTGTCGAATCAGGACAAAAAAGAGGAGAATCACGTTCTTCCAGTCTGCCGCTTCCACCTGAAGTGATTACCCAATTAGATACTGAAACCGAGCTCGGCAGTGTTATGGACGACCTGTTTCAGACCACTAATATCAAACAACAGGGCGGTGCTATCGGTTTACTCACCAACCATCTTCTCACTCGCGGCTCTGTTTATCATCAGGCTTTGATTCTGGCACTTGTACCTTTTGTCAATCCGGCACTTTATCCTGACAATCTACCCCTCGTACCGAATGCCTTCTAA
- a CDS encoding class II fumarate hydratase: MKQTFRTETDSMGEVLVPADALYQAQTQRAVNNFSISKRPMPRGFIQALAYIKQAAAQTNVQLDLLADDIANAIHLASQQIIDGQHLEQFPIDIFQTGSGTSSNMNANEVIATLASQILGTQIHPNDHINMGQSSNDVVPTAIQISSALSIEQQLLPALNHLVETLNHKSTEIGHHVKTGRTHLMDAMPVTFAQELSGWAHQIQHAIQGIEHSLTSVKALAQGGTAVGTGINADPRFAAAFVEHLSQKTGIQFASSENFFFNLSSQDAIVALSGQLKTTAVALMKISNDLRWMNSGPLAGLGEIELQALQPGSSIMPGKVNPVIPEATAMAAAQVIGNDATITIAGQAGNFQLNVMLPVIAHNILESIELLTNSATALADKAIATFTVRQDNLEIALAKNPILVTALNPVIGYSKAAKIAKQAYQQQRAIIDVAAEETDLSRKELEKLLDPQKLTQGGIG; the protein is encoded by the coding sequence ATGAAACAAACATTCAGAACTGAAACCGACAGTATGGGAGAAGTGCTGGTTCCTGCGGATGCCCTCTATCAGGCACAAACACAACGCGCTGTGAATAATTTTTCCATCAGTAAACGGCCGATGCCTCGTGGATTCATTCAGGCTTTAGCATATATCAAACAAGCGGCAGCACAGACTAATGTCCAATTAGACTTGCTCGCTGACGATATTGCCAACGCAATTCATCTCGCATCTCAACAAATCATTGATGGGCAGCACCTTGAACAGTTTCCGATTGATATTTTTCAGACCGGATCCGGGACCAGTTCAAATATGAATGCCAATGAGGTGATTGCGACTCTTGCTTCCCAGATTCTCGGCACACAAATTCATCCGAATGACCATATCAACATGGGACAAAGCAGCAACGATGTCGTTCCGACAGCCATCCAAATCAGTAGTGCCCTTTCGATCGAACAACAGCTACTCCCTGCGTTAAATCACTTGGTTGAAACCCTCAATCATAAAAGTACTGAGATTGGTCATCATGTCAAAACAGGACGCACGCACCTGATGGATGCGATGCCGGTTACATTTGCTCAAGAACTCAGTGGCTGGGCACATCAGATTCAACACGCGATACAAGGCATTGAGCATAGTCTCACATCAGTGAAAGCTTTAGCACAAGGCGGAACAGCTGTAGGGACGGGAATCAATGCAGATCCTCGCTTTGCGGCAGCCTTTGTCGAACATTTATCTCAAAAAACCGGGATTCAGTTTGCCAGCAGTGAGAATTTCTTTTTCAACCTGAGTAGTCAGGATGCCATTGTTGCTCTGTCAGGCCAGTTAAAAACAACCGCTGTCGCGCTCATGAAAATATCCAATGACCTGCGCTGGATGAATTCAGGCCCACTCGCAGGTTTAGGAGAAATAGAACTACAAGCACTACAACCCGGATCTTCGATCATGCCCGGCAAAGTGAATCCCGTGATTCCGGAAGCCACAGCAATGGCAGCGGCTCAGGTCATCGGCAATGATGCAACCATTACCATTGCAGGACAGGCCGGTAACTTTCAGCTCAACGTCATGTTACCGGTCATTGCTCATAATATTCTGGAAAGTATCGAACTTCTGACCAACAGCGCTACAGCATTAGCCGATAAAGCCATCGCTACATTTACGGTTCGTCAGGATAATTTGGAGATTGCTTTAGCGAAGAATCCGATTCTAGTCACCGCACTCAATCCGGTCATCGGCTATTCCAAAGCGGCTAAAATCGCGAAACAAGCTTACCAACAACAACGGGCAATCATTGATGTCGCAGCTGAGGAAACCGATCTCAGCAGAAAAGAATTGGAAAAACTCCTCGACCCACAGAAACTGACTCAGGGCGGGATCGGCTAA